In Suncus etruscus isolate mSunEtr1 chromosome 9, mSunEtr1.pri.cur, whole genome shotgun sequence, the genomic window ctggtgtgggggaggggaaatatatcagaggggctatatacattgtatagatgaattgtttatggattaggcttgacAGTCAGAGAGGaacactgtataggaagtcatgtctacatatacactgattttagagacctatttgaatgctATCCTCCAAATCTATGgcattccattttttccctagaaacaattaagaattaagaacaattttgggtgaagttaaaaagtatatatatcacACAGGCACATTTGCGCCcgcgtgcttttgaaaatgaatactaataagaaaagaaaccctgagtggggtccagtatgcatacgacaggagtttgtttccccaaccctccccACAGGGCCctatttaccaggcctggccctgaagaccagtctggcgtggggggggggggaaatctaagttccctggactaagtggtcagccaggaggcctatggctagctgtcctgcccagagcccccaacataccagtggaagacacccagaagtcctagCATGTGGAGTTTTCTGAGAACAGCCCCTGAAGTGAGGCTATTTTCAAGAAAAGAGACCTATAATATATTCTTCCCATTGATtagaaatgttcatattttttatccttttattttacaTGGAGGTTGTCCCAAATTGTGCTTAGGAAGTCTGGGAGCACTTCCTGATAATTCTAGTCCAAGTGGTGCCCTTCAGCAGTGTGAGGAGCTGAAGGAGGCAATGTTCCTTGGGtcatgctcaggaaatcatatggtgctaaggatcaaaccttggttggctcTGAAATGAGGTATACCTTAGCCCCTGTGCTATATTTCTGGTCCTGTTTCTTTCCACTTAAAAAGGCTacaataaaattctatatttcttccattttttaatatttaaaatttcagtgCTTTGACTTTTATACTTTAGTGacatttctaatataaaatgaggggctggagagagcacagctatagggcattttccttttaCTCAGCTCACCTGggaaggacctgagttcaattcctgacatctcatatgatcccccgagccttccaggagtgatttctgagtgcagagccaggagtaacccttgagtgccatcaccaggtgtgccccccaaaaaaacaaagaagaattttAATGAAGGATATTAGAAGAAGTAGTCCTTATGTTTTAAAGAAGTCTTTCTAAAGCTTTTTCTTCACCATTTATCTATTAAGTATAAcctctattttatattatatattttaatatataaacatttaatatatttatatataaacatacattatatgaatatatattttatattattatatgatataaattagTGTACTAACCACACTTATTATTTGCTTACaggttttcttaaattttacatCTTGTCTCAAGTGTCCTTCTAGATATATAGAGTGCTATATTTAATTTGGTTTCATAATCTGATAGTTTGATATATAACATGTACTAAGTCATTTATAAACTAACATTCAGAATTGGTTTGAGAGGATAGGCAGTAGGGTTgtcaaagaaaaaggcaaaataattcACCGAAAtcaggaaagaatgaagaaagtttGAGAAAATGACAGTTTGAGAGGAAGACAGGACCACATGTAGAAAATATTAACTTGTAAAATCATTGTTTAAGTCAGATTTAGCAGTCAGATCATGAGATAAGATAACAGCAGAGATCTATATATAGGGATTGAAGCAGAAAAAATGACTATTTtgcattactttttttcttttcaaattaagaATAGCTAAAATTTGTGAGTTTTTAGCCACAATAAGGTACTCTGCAAGATACCCACATACATTAATTTAATTCAGATTATTCTATgaatttatatatcattataatcTTAAAGACTGAGACATTCAAGTACATATAATGTATCATTGTTAACAGAGTAATGCATCAGTCATAGTTTGAAACCATTCAAATAAAGAGTTTCTTTTGGGACTCCTTTAGTTAATAAAGTTTTCTATCCTTATCAGTATCAGAATTACTGAAGATGCTATTCTCTTAACTATTTATAGTGCTTTGGGAATATTTTCAGGGAAATCTATTCACTTTTTTCATTATGTAATTCACTCATTTTCCTTATGCACGTAAAATGCCAGTTGAATCATTTAATGGATTTTTGAACTTATAAATAGGCCATTGTTCCATTATGTACATTGTTCCATTTATATACAGATTTTGCAATatgtcattttaaattatttatgtaaataacttacataatatatattaattatataagtgGTAAATGGTGAGATAATTGTTTTCatgtcaaatataaaataaataaagtaagtttaTCATTGAAAGATATTCAGCAGCTTGAATTCAACATGTCAAGTTTCCAGAATACCTCATCCTCTTCTGCCATTTTTCTGCTAACTGGTGTCCCTGGATTGGCAGCCTTCCACAACTGGATCTCCATTCCCTTTTGTTTTCTCTATATAACTGCTCTATCAGGGAACAGCCTTATTCTCTTTGCTATTGTTACCCAGTCCAACCTCCATGAACCCATGTATTATTTTCTCTCCATGCTGTCCATCACAGACCTTGGCTTGTCCATATCTACTCTAGTCACAATGATGGGTATATTCTGGTTCAATGCCATGGAAATCAGATTTAATGCCTGCTCATCACAGatgttttttattcaatttttcacTGTTTTGGAATCTTCAGTGTAATTGGCCATGGCCTTTGATTATTTTGTGGCCATTTCTAATCCTCTGAAATATGTTTCTATCCTAACTGAAGCTAAAATAGCACAAATTGGAGTGGCAATCATCACCAGGGGGACATTAGTATTAATACTGTTACAAGTGCTTCTGAAACATCTATCATTTTGTCGAAGCCATGTTCTCCATCACTCCTACTGTTTTCATTCTGATGTGATAAAACTTCCATGCTCAGACACTAGGATCAATAGTGTCCTTGGGTTGACTGCTTTGTTAAGTACTGCAGAAGTGGACTcaatcctcatttttttttcttatgttttgatCATTAAAACCATCCTCAGCATTGCCTCcccagaagagagaaagaaagccttCAGCACATGTATCTCCCATATTGGGGCTGTTGCTATCTTCTATATCCCATTGATCAGTTTGTCATTTGTTCACAGATTTGGTAAACGGGCCCCTCCTTATGTACATACTCTGATTGCCAATGCCTATTTGCTAATTCCTCCAGTGATGAACCCTATCATTTACAGTGTGAAGACCAATCAGATATGTAGGGCTGTGATAAAAAATTTCCATTCCAATGCAATCAAGTAAATGGGTTCTTTTTACCTTGTCAAGCCTGAGATCAGAAAGTTGCATGAAGTGATTTGACTTTTGCTGAGTTGGTGTGGGAGAAGCTGGATAAACAGCtagccatttttcttcttttggtggaaacaaaaataaacaaattccaGACTgggaaaagaaattatatattttttctccctGGGATTTTCTTCACTAGTGTAAGGGCAGTTTTATGACATTTTCAATTGCTAAAACATGAAGTTGAGAAAATTCATTCATTGTTACACATGTGATTTTCATTGTGAACCCAAAGTTTAAAAGGGGAATGTACTAGGAATACAATTACAGCAAGTGATATAGTAAACAAAACTGCATTGTATTTAGGAAAATTATGAGAAAAGAACCTACAGGTTTGTatcactaagaaaataaaaaaaaatatgtacctaTGTGATGATGGATGTTAAATTTATTGTGCTAATCTTTACAGTGCATGTACATGTCAACATATTATGCTGTTTTCAACTAAAATAAACCATTTCTACACTcgaatgaattaaagacttttaaTTACTTTAGAGTTTTAAGGGCTACTCTGAGGAAGAAGTCAGAGTAAactcattattttctcttttaagcacagattttaaactttaaattatatttaatttttgactaAATAAGGTGAATTCTTTAGAAGAAAATTTTGTGTGTGAAATAAGTTAGGAGAAAACAAAGTATGTATTGTTTAGCAGATTTATGGAAATTTACACATCCTGATTAATCAAAGATTATATTTATATCAGAAGAATTTGAGATAGAAACATTCCAAACTGTTGTGGGTCTATGCAGGTATTTGTGAGTCtgatttctggtgatgctcagaagttactcttggctctgcaatcagaaactATTCATGGCAGAGTTCAGAGTACCAAGCTCAGCTTGGTTTCATGCCAGTACTCTAGGCAATGTGCTATCTCACTGTTGCAGGAATATTCCAGTCTTGACTAAAGGAAActgtaaaagataaaaataataataatgatagttgtcagagtagttatttctttaactaaattcaATActcattgtggcaagcttcataccatgggccggtccttctgccctcatttctattgtctttggctattattacaataatatcttttatttttcttaaaacccatagatgagtgagactattctgtgtctatgtctctccctctgacttatttcactcagcataatagtttacatgtccatccatgataggaaaatgttatggcttcatttttcctgatagctgcaaagtattccattgtgtatatgtaccacagtttctttagccattcatctattgttgggcatctgggttgtttccagattctaaaaACTGACACTGTTTagtgaaggaggaaagagagaattgCAAAGATAAGTGAGTTTTAGTAACTTCAGAAGTACCTAAGGTTTCTTTTTTAGAGCTATCTAATCATAATTGGTAGCCTAAAACCTGATGATTTTCACTAGTAAGTCTTGTCACACTGTTGCGGCTAAGTGTTCTGGTTGTTGGAAACTGAGAAGATTAAAACATGTGAGGTATACATATCTAAATACATTTGGATAGCTTGTTTAAATAATTATCACATGAATTTTGGTGCTTGCAACATGAAGGCCAGTATTCAAGAAGTAAGTGTTCATGaggataaatatatttatgggcAAGTGTCTTGAGTTATGGTAGACTCATATCCCAAATAACTCTCTTGTCTACACAGTCATGAGGAGcagttttatagaaataaagaacAGGAGATAAAATTTTGAGGAGCTAATTTCCTGAGGCACACTCTcaatataaaagcaaaatatgattttttattacCCATATCTGGGCAGAGTCTTTGGTAGGAAACAAAAAGGTTTGGCTTCAGGGGTGAGGGCATTTGCACGGATGAAGGTTGGAGAAAGGGCAGgagaagagatggctgaaagaagcaaagacgcagggcaagctgaggaTAGCTTAAATAGGTGtataatataggccacacatgttgaccagggcaaataaaatgttaactcctgaagaagcctgcctgtgagttttctatccgatgctctcctgaacccagatatcTGCTGGCTGGAGGGGATTGGAGCaccatggcctgggatggcagagaaaagcccctccatcaccattcatcaccatccagccccatccaaagggccattttattattttattctacaaatGGCACCCGAAAGGTGGAACTGAACCACTCTGTGTCTGGATAGctatgggtttttctttttttgaagccTACACCCTAGACCACTGAGACTTAACTAGACAAGCTTTCTAGTTTGCATTAAATTAAATCTTCAAATCAAATGAacaattaaataaattgtttatataaataaataaatttaaataaattattaaattattaaaaattaaattgaatttctGTTTTGTATTAAATTCAACTCCTAATTCCTTTTGGGTAggtttcttttgttctgttttttttttagtatattttcaacatttataCATTTTGTAGTATGCATAGACATTTTACTTTCCTTTGTTgacaagtaatattccattgtgcagatctAGTATGTGTTTATGCTTAGTTAGCCATGTTTTTAATGGTAGTCATTTGAGTGCCACACCATttttatgttgaaaacactaataTTTCCTTGTTGTTCTTTCTTGAGATCTAAGTAAAGTATCAATTGACTAGAAATGTGGTGTATTCCAAAAGTGtcaattatatttcatttatctAGATGTCTGATATCTACAATACTGTTTGAATTATGCAGATGTGCCATAAACTTCTATTATCAAATTAATTCTGACAAATCAACTAGTTAGTGTAATCATTCTTACTTTCTTTTGCTTGATTTATGCTAAGAAAGAaggcataatttcttttttaacagtatcttaaatataagtttaagttattgttagaaaatatttctccatttttttgtgAAGCAAGATGAAACTTAAGTATTTATTGAAACTTGTGTAAAAAGATATAATGGGGAAGTGGGGGAGAGGTGTGTATTCAAGAGAGAaataggcttctccagagtgcaaataagcaagcaaagaaacagactgTAACACTTCCCCAAATTTCCTGTTTCCTCAACtgcttcttttggtatgtaaaagtccacttggATTACAAGGCCTTCCCCCACCTTAGTGGGTGGGATTCTGGATAGATAAAAATAAGTGACAGCTTTGGGCTTGAAAAAAGGAGGGAATGACAGGGCTTAGTACAGGGCAGGGAGAGCTAGGCAaagaaagcacatggcagagagacacatggcagagaaaagccatgaGGATTAAAGTGAGCTGACCCCAATGACTATCTTATCTGACTACTCTGCATTATATTTTCTGATGCTACCCTACTTCATTTTTGTGCCTGGGGAGCCTTACCCAAATcgtggactttatatttttattctacagagACAAACAGGTGAGATACATGATCATGGGAGAACACTTAAAGAGCAAGCTTATTGCCTATTATTCCCtgtcccccctccctttttttgaccacacccggtgatgctcaggggttactcctggttatatgctcagaaatcgctcctggcttgggggaccatatggaacactggagaTCCAACCTATGtaaatcctgggtcagcctcctacaaggcaaatgacctaccactgcactatctcaccAGCAGGccccctttttctcctttttattgtttGCATGAGggtttgcatttttctttaagtaCTAACTGCATCCTACAAGTGTTATCATGTTGCATTTTTATAGATCTCAATTGCAGGTAAGAGAGGAAGAGCTCAGGGAAAATATATTGGGAGGAAAACAGTCTGGAACCTAAACCAGCCCAAAGTCATGAAGGAGGAGCCCAGAAAGCATTTGTGAATTCCAGGCCCAAAGCAGGGATAAATCCCTGAAAGGAAAggtcccaggaatacaaggacaATGgctgccataaaaaaaaaatcaagaagaaacCACAAGGAATGCAATGCTTCCTCCCCCCCCACCAAGAAAATCCTTATTAACTTCTACTTGTGCAAAGAATTCCAAACTAAGGCAGTAGTTATAGAAAATATTCACATATCGCCATTCCCCAAAAGCCACTTTGTTTTCTCCACTCCAGAGAAGCCttgctgtatttttctttctctctatctctctctcactcactcaccctctttcctattttctcaaataaaacctTATAGGGCTAGTAAGACGTATGATCAGTTTTGTGCAGATGCTCATAGCAGGCTTTCATCAGTCTGAACTTCCTCAGGAACTTCCCTGGGTGATAAAGTGGGTAGAAAAGGTAGCAACAGACCCACCTTTCAAGACTGTCACCTTTTCTTCCCGCTTGAGATAAGCCACCAAGAAGTAATCTGTCAACTGTAACATCTCCAAGTATATTCTAATTCACTTTGTGATATTTTTTGCCCAAAGGGCATAATTTAATAAACATATACATGTAAACTTCCAATTTTGTGTTATTAATTTCCAATTAATCTCCTTTAATCTAACTCTCAgatgaatttattgttttaacAAGCAAGACCCTGGGTCAGGTATCTTATATCATTTCATCTTGCAACTCTAGTTCTGAGTTCTCTCCCTTGTGACAGAACACAAAAAGGTCAATAAGAACCAATATTCTCTGCCTGTCTTGCCTGGATTATCTCTGCCTCTGATTGGGGactgagaaaaggaagagattCATTGAATTCTTGGTGCTCACCAGGAAAGGAGTTTCCATAATTGGGGTAAGAGATATAAGCAACACCATGTTCTGCCCATCTTGGCAGATTCCATAGCCTTAGAATGAGGAATAGGACAGTGGCTGAGGGTGGGGGAGACTGATGAGAAGGAATCCCTGTTTTCTTAGGAGCCTCTCTTTAAGTGGAGTTTTTTACGAAATGAGGTAGgaggtgagaaagaaagaagcaaaagctGGTTGATTCAAGTGCCACTGATATTACAATTCTCTATAGTGATTTATTAGGTTTTCTTAAGGAAATGGTTTTACCTTGCTCTCTCCTCTTGGGATATTTACAGAGAACTTAAGCATTTATCTCTACCTTTAGAATGTATGTTTGCTTCCATGGGAAACATGTTCatagttttcttcatttctttgtggCAATTTTGGCAGTAAATTTCTACAATTATTGACTTTAATGCTCTAACAATGAGGTGTGAAGGCATTCTGATCTTTTCAGACTGGAATAAACATTCTTTCTAGAGGTACTTACCACACATTAGCTTCTATGTATATTTTGTAGTATATCAGATAGCACATCAAATTTTTCAGTAGTTGCTTTCTTGTGTATATATTCACTAATTATGATAGTATTTCTTTGTCTTTGCCACATATTTAATTTTGCTCAGTGCCTGACAATAGTAGATACTCAAtaacttagaaaataaatcaacCCAGTAGTGGTTAAGTACTAAATGAGAATAATAGATAAAAGGATAAAAGTAACCTCAAgccaaataaaatgtaatattttattatgcaaaCATTAATAAAGTACAGAAAGTTATGAGTTACTAAGTATATTTTGGAGGTTTTATAATGAGCAAAATATTAAGTTTAGTCATTATCATTTATGCTTCAAAATATTACTGCCATTTTCACAATGTCAGAATTCATTTCTCATTACTGAAGAGTAGATTAGCAATAGTTTAATTGaaaacaataattatttatatatttatttctccccaccctccccctctatttttatatatttttaaacacataCCTTACCCATTCATCTaacctactttttaaaattttctggtcacttatttttaagagattatattaattaattactgTATCTAGGAAGTGATAGCTGAGGAGTATGTTTTATTGTAGAGATTTTATATCAAACCTCAGAAGTTTTTGATAAGAGGACTTTTTTAATGGCTTTACGAATCTGCTTGGTTTTCACACTATAAATAATGGGATTCATCACTGGAGGAATAAGCAGGTAAGCATTGGCCATAAGAGTGTGTACAAAGGGAGGTGCACTTTTCCCAAATCGATGGACAAAACACAGGCTAATGAGAGGAATGTAGAAAATAGCAACAGCACCTATGTGGGAGATACAAGTACTAAAGGCCTTATGCCGTTCCTCTGGAGAAGCAATGCTTAGTATGGTCTTTATAATCAGAATATaggagagaagaataaaaatggaGTCCACTCCTGCTGTAACTATGAGGGCAGTAAGTCCTAAAACACTGTTAATCTTGTTGTCAGTACAAGAGAGCTGGATTATATCAGGATGAAAACAGTAAGAATGATGGAGCACGTGACTTTGGCAAAATGATAGACGCTTCAGAAGAAGGACTAAAGGCAACAGAACAACTGTCCCCCTGACAAGAATGGCAAACCACACTTTTATGATTATGGAATCAGTCAAAATGGTAGCATATCTCAATGGGTTACAAATGGCAATGAAACGATCAAAAGCCATTGCCAGAAGCACGGAGGACTCCATGACAGTAAAGAGTTGCATAAAGAACATCTGGGTAACACAGGCATGGAAAGTGATCTGTCTTGCGTTGAACCAGAATATGCCTAGCATAGTAACTAGTGTTGAAATACACAAGCCCAGGTCGGTAGTTGAAAGCATGGAGAGGAAATAGTACATTGGTTCATGGAGACTTGATTCAGTGATGATAATAAATAGGATTATACCATTCCCAGAGAGAGCAGTAATGTAGAGACAACAGAAGGGCACGGAGATCCATACGTGGGCAAATTCTAATCCTGGAACTCCCGTCAGGTAAAAGATGAGAGAAGAGGAAGTGATATTAGGAAAAGATGACATGGTTATTCTAGAAGtatatttgcatttaaaaatgtcctaaaatgagagagaaaaaaattaaacaatttaattGAAATTTCTAATAATTGGtagctaaagaaaataaattaaagaatattttagacTTGCTTTTCTGGATGTATTTGGCTCATTACTTTAAATTTCTTCTTGCCTTTTGAgcttcccttcatttattatcatgttCTGATTCACAATAGAGAAATAAACCTTTTACTTTGATTCTCAAAAGGTACATTTTGCCTTCTTTCAATAGACTTTACACTTGATTCTCCTTTCTTTGAATTACACACACAGCTAATAGAGTTTAATAATTAGGCCAAAACAATCAGAAAATACACATGATTTATTGTAGACTTTAGAATAAGATTAATATCAGGAAAAACATTATTATACCTGTCTAAATACAAATATCATCTATTTTtgaaagttcacttttttgccacttgtattttatgaagacagtatatttctttgcttctttatttaaaaatattttggccaaaatgcacatgaaaaatgctccaatcactaataatcagaagatgcaaatcaaaacaagaatgagatattatttcacactacaaactggcacacatcacaaagaacaagaacaactagtatTGGCATAGATTTGAGGAGAAAAGTACTCtgattcactgcttgtgggaatgctgactagttcagcctttttggaaaataatatagatatttctcaaaaagctagaaattgagctttatATGAAGCTAGTTAGAAGTGAAGTTAGGAACCACtaagacaataatagttggaa contains:
- the LOC126018442 gene encoding LOW QUALITY PROTEIN: olfactory receptor 51F2-like (The sequence of the model RefSeq protein was modified relative to this genomic sequence to represent the inferred CDS: substituted 1 base at 1 genomic stop codon), translated to MSSFQNTSSSSAIFLLTGVPGLAAFHNWISIPFCFLYITALSGNSLILFAIVTQSNLHEPMYYFLSMLSITDLGLSISTLVTMMGIFWFNAMEIRFNACSSQMFFIQFFTVLESSVXLAMAFDYFVAISNPLKYVSILTEAKIAQIGVAIITRGTLVLILLQVLLKHLSFCRSHVLHHSYCFHSDVIKLPCSDTRINSVLGLTALLSTAEVDSILIFFSYVLIIKTILSIASPEERKKAFSTCISHIGAVAIFYIPLISLSFVHRFGKRAPPYVHTLIANAYLLIPPVMNPIIYSVKTNQICRAVIKNFHSNAIK
- the LOC126018214 gene encoding olfactory receptor 51F2-like produces the protein MSSFPNITSSSLIFYLTGVPGLEFAHVWISVPFCCLYITALSGNGIILFIIITESSLHEPMYYFLSMLSTTDLGLCISTLVTMLGIFWFNARQITFHACVTQMFFMQLFTVMESSVLLAMAFDRFIAICNPLRYATILTDSIIIKVWFAILVRGTVVLLPLVLLLKRLSFCQSHVLHHSYCFHPDIIQLSCTDNKINSVLGLTALIVTAGVDSIFILLSYILIIKTILSIASPEERHKAFSTCISHIGAVAIFYIPLISLCFVHRFGKSAPPFVHTLMANAYLLIPPVMNPIIYSVKTKQIRKAIKKVLLSKTSEV